The following are encoded together in the Zingiber officinale cultivar Zhangliang chromosome 8A, Zo_v1.1, whole genome shotgun sequence genome:
- the LOC122012184 gene encoding 36.4 kDa proline-rich protein-like yields MASNLMTALVLLVANSALFLPSLACPYCQTPTVTPPPPPSPPPPAPCPPPPAPKVSPPAPKVSPPSPKAPPSAGACPIDTLKLDACVDLLSGLVHSVIGQSAKSKCCPVIEGLADLDAALCLCTTIKAKALDVKVLLPIALELLIDCGKHVPSDYQCPA; encoded by the coding sequence ATGGCGAGCAATCTCATGACCGCTCTAGTTCTACTCGTAGCTAACTCCGCTCTTTTCCTCCCTTCTCTCGCTTGTCCATACTGCCAGACGCCGACAGTTACTCCACCGCCACCGCCGTCACCGCCACCTCCTGCACCGTGTCCCCCACCGCCAGCTCCCAAGGTATCACCGCCAGCGCCCAAGGTGTCTCCGCCATCACCCAAGGCACCGCCGTCGGCTGGGGCGTGCCCCATCGACACACTGAAGCTCGATGCATGTGTAGATTTGTTGAGCGGGCTAGTGCACTCTGTGATCGGGCAAAGTGCGAAGAGCAAGTGTTGCCCGGTGATCGAGGGGCTCGCCGACTTGGACGCGGCGCTTTGCCTCTGCACCACCATAAAGGCGAAGGCGCTCGACGTCAAGGTGTTGCTGCCCATCGCGCTCGAGCTCCTCATTGACTGTGGAAAGCACGTGCCCTCCGACTACCAATGCCCTGCTTAA